GCCCCTCTCCTGCTCCCGCATCTTCGACCCCACCCTTTTTGGTGGAGTGCGTCCGCCGGGAAGATAAAGTAGGTCTCCCACCCGTCTCCGCCTCTCACCGCGCCCTTTCTTGTTGGTTGCTTGTTGGTTCGCTGATGAGGAATGCTGGATGCAGGGTGGGGACTTGTTGGTGAGCTGCTACTACATCGACTGCGGCATGAACGAGTTCGCAATATTGCCGGCGCAGGTGAGCTACCTATCTGCTTAACTGCTCTTATTAATTCCTTAAGTGAATATTCAGTCATTCGCTGCTTTGCTGTGCTGCTAATGCGTTTATCTGAACCGAATCCGGCGATGCATTATCAGAGGATCCCGCTTTGATTTCTTTATAAATAATCTGATAATCATATACTCcatccgtcccataatataagagcgtttttgacactcGGCCGGAGTAATAGTTTGACTGTACTGAATTCGCTTGTCTGAAATCATTCAGTAACATTTCTTAGCTGAATATTCTGTCATTCGCTGCTTACTTGTGGTGTTAGTTAGTTTGTCTGAACTGAATCTGCCGATGCATTATCTGAACCCACTTTCATGTCTCTCTACACATGGTCATACAATAATTCCCTTGGTTGAATTCTGATTAAACAATTGCCTACTCTGTTTGGTTTGATTGGGATACCCTCATGGATAAAAGGTAGTATTTTATTGATTGGAGCACTTTGTTTGTAAAATGACAGTCTCTTGTGTTCCTACTCCACGGCTGTATTCCAACACCCCTTCAGACTTTCATTTCAAGCTTGAAAGGTGAGCTTACTGCCATGGTTTATTTCTCTTCCTTGCTAATGTTTAGTCCATATCAAATTGTTCAGTTCTAAACTTCACCTTCTACAGTCTAGCACAAGAATTCGGCTCCCTGTCTGAATTCGCGGAGCATCTTGCTGCCAACGTTGACATTGTCTTCCCAGTG
Above is a window of Triticum urartu cultivar G1812 unplaced genomic scaffold, Tu2.1 TuUngrouped_contig_10318, whole genome shotgun sequence DNA encoding:
- the LOC125526501 gene encoding uncharacterized protein LOC125526501 isoform X2 gives rise to the protein MLDAGWGLVGELLLHRLRHERVRNIAGAVSCVPTPRLYSNTPSDFHFKLESLAQEFGSLSEFAEHLAANVDIVFPVIHGNLVKMVVFSQRGRWGRQSQQGRWLGPAADAHRPLPSGSVVGGGAPFLGVPFLRSVQELYHNRSLAL